The following proteins are encoded in a genomic region of Phragmites australis chromosome 9, lpPhrAust1.1, whole genome shotgun sequence:
- the LOC133928075 gene encoding uncharacterized protein LOC133928075, whose protein sequence is MEPPIDHGIGDFDLNLEAPYVGFDLNLEAPHVGFDLNFEAPHVGFDLNFEAPHGGFDLNLEHVEDDNVVQGGIKMNMQPTVLAAANDNVVQGRKDTPNELRRQIYQALLARSTNGKLKRHVTKEVAELFGVRHRIVQRVWQQGKSSLDQGIPVDVSSRKRGRAGRKRVPLDLEPLRNVALKHRTTLEDVCAVLGISKSNLLRNIREGQLKRHSNSIKPHLTYANKKARLQWCVDMLEPESMHDNPRFKGLFDVVFIDEKWFYLTRKSERYYMLPDEDEPLRTCKSKNNVPKLMFLTVTARPRFNREGLCIFDGKIGCFSLVTYERSKRSSNQQAGTMEVKPITSITRDFIRTFMIDKVLPAIQAKWPREDCNKPIYIQQGNEPSHLDHDDPLFCEAAKQEGFDIRLICQPPNSPDFNILDLGFFRAIQSIQYKKTAKTVQDLVPIVQVAFHEYSPRKANRIYLTLQLVWKEAMNVHGSNKFKIPHMKKQSLERQGRLPLQITCEEPLVADAMAKLAAWNN, encoded by the exons ATGGAGCCGCCGATAGATCATGGTATTG GTGATTTTGATTTGAACTTGGAAGCACCCTACGTtggatttgatttgaacctTGAAGCACCCCATGTTGGTTTTGATCTGAACTTTGAAGCACCCCATGTTGGTTTTGATCTGAACTTTGAAGCGCCCCATGGTGGTTTTGACTTGAACTTGGAACATGTAGAAGATGACAATGTTGTCCAAGGTGGGATCAAAATGAACATGCAACCAACCGTGCTAGCTGCTGCTAATGACAATGTTGTCCAAG gTAGGAAAGATACTCCAAATGAATTAAGAAGACAAATATATCAAGCTTTGTTGGCAAGAAGCACAAATGGGAAACTAAAGAGGCATGTTACCAAAGAAGTTGCCGAACTATTCGGAGTCCGTCATCGCATTGTTCAGCGTGTATGGCAGCAAGGTAAAAGCTCCCTTGATCAAGGCATTCCAGTTGATGTTTCTAGTAGAAAGCGTGGCAGAGCTGGCCGTAAGCGAGTTCCATTGGATTTAGAACCATTACGTAATGTTGCTCTTAAGCATAGAACAACACTAGAAGATGTGTGTGCTGTGTTAGGTATTAGTAAATCCAACCTACTGAGAAATATACGAGAAGGTCAGCTTAAGCGGCACTCAAACAGTATAAAGCCACACTTAACATATGCAAACAAGAAGGCTAGGCTACAATGGTGTGTGGATATGCTTGAACCTGAAAGCATGCATGATAATCCAAGGTTTAAGGGGTTGTTTGATGTTGTTTTCATTGATGAGAAATGGTTCTACCTTACTAGAAAATCAGAGAGGTATTACATGCTTCCAGATGAGGATGAGCCCTTACGTACATGCAAAAGTAAGAACAACGTCCCTAAGCTCATGTTCTTGACTGTTACTGCTCGGCCAAGGTTTAATAGAGAGGGACTTTGCATTTTTGATGGAAAGATTGGGTGCTTTTCTTTGGTTACATATGAACGTTCTAAGAGAAGTAGTAACCAGCAAGCTGGGACAATGGAAGTGAAGCCCATCACTTCAATTACTAGGGATTTCATTAGAACGTTCATGATCGACAAGGTGTTGCCGGCTATTCAAGCTAAGTGGCCACGTGAAGATTGCAACAAACCCATCTACATCCAGCAAGGCAACGAACCGTCTCATCTAGATCATGATGATCCACTATTTTGTGAAGCTGCTAAGCAAGAAGGTTTTGACATTCGGCTTATTTGTCAACCACCCAATTCACCAGATTTCAATATATTAGATTTGGGTTTCTTTCGTGCCATCCAATCTATTCAATACAAGAAGACCGCAAAAACAGTTCAAGATCTTGTTCCTATTGTCCAAGTG GCCTTCCATGAGTATTCTCCACGCAAGGCAAATAGAATCTATCTTACACTTCAACTAGTATGGAAGGAGGCAATGAATGTTCATGGTTCAAACAAGTTCAAGATTCCACACATGAAGAAACAAAGTCTAGAAAGACAAGGGCGCCTCCCTTTGCAAATCACTTGTGAGGAACCATTGGTAGCCGATGCTATGGCCAAGCTCGCTGCATGGAACAATTAG